One Methanoculleus sp. 7T genomic window carries:
- a CDS encoding thioredoxin domain-containing protein produces MNPARGHDPEAPEAAAREKSPPNRLIHETSPYLLQHAHNPVDWYPWGEEAFSRAREEGKPIFLSIGYSACHWCHVMEEESFADPQVAKLLNDVFVCIKVDREERPDIDQVYMAAAHVLTGAGGWPLTVLTTHDGKPFFAASYIPKESRYGMTGLLDLIPRISKVWQTQRQELEHAGGQVIDALQSAGRTPPGEGELSEATLDEAYNTLFRIFDGENGGFGDAPKFPAPHNLIFLLRYGNRTGKAPAYTMVEKTLHAMRRGGIFDQIGYGFHRYSTDAEWFVPHFEKMLYDQALLVMAYTEAYLATGREEFARTAREVITYVLRDMTDPDGGFYSAEDADSEGEEGKFYLWTKAEILGVLGEEDGERFSRIFDVTEPGNYREQPSGKRTGRNILRLRRPPASLAREFSMSEEDLAWFIEGARQRLFAAREERVRPAKDDKILTDWNGLMIAALATAARAFDNQDYLAAAEKAAAFVLTRLRRPDGRLLHRYRNGKAGLAATLDDYAFMLWALIEVYEASFSPGYLRTAVELSRDLVAHYWDCDHGGFFFTPDDGDVPVRQKPVFDGATPSGNSVAMYTLFVLGRMTANLEFEEMADRLRRVFADTVRESPTPYAYLLTGLEFMLGPNFEVIVAGAPGAEDTRAMIRAVRSRYTPDAVVLFRPSDEEEPEITKVAGFTRDIVAIEGKATAYVCTNYACDIPTTDADEMLQLMKSTRKPPEPAI; encoded by the coding sequence ATGAACCCGGCACGCGGACATGACCCGGAAGCGCCGGAAGCGGCAGCCCGGGAGAAGTCGCCACCAAACCGGCTTATCCACGAAACGAGCCCATACCTGCTTCAGCACGCCCACAACCCGGTCGACTGGTACCCCTGGGGCGAAGAAGCGTTCTCGAGGGCTCGGGAGGAGGGTAAACCGATATTCCTCTCCATCGGCTACTCGGCCTGCCACTGGTGCCATGTCATGGAAGAAGAGTCGTTTGCAGACCCGCAGGTCGCAAAACTCTTAAACGACGTCTTCGTCTGCATCAAGGTGGACCGCGAGGAGCGCCCCGATATCGACCAGGTCTACATGGCGGCCGCTCACGTGCTGACCGGGGCCGGGGGATGGCCGCTCACCGTCCTCACGACGCACGATGGAAAACCGTTCTTTGCAGCCAGTTACATCCCGAAAGAGAGCCGCTACGGGATGACCGGCTTGTTGGACCTCATTCCCCGTATCAGCAAGGTCTGGCAGACACAGCGGCAGGAACTCGAGCACGCCGGCGGTCAGGTGATTGATGCACTGCAGAGCGCGGGCCGCACTCCTCCCGGGGAGGGCGAACTCTCGGAGGCGACTCTCGATGAGGCTTACAACACCCTGTTCCGGATCTTCGACGGCGAAAACGGAGGGTTCGGGGACGCGCCCAAGTTCCCGGCGCCGCACAACCTCATATTCCTGCTCCGCTACGGGAACCGAACCGGGAAGGCGCCGGCATACACGATGGTCGAGAAGACGCTACACGCCATGCGGCGGGGCGGGATCTTCGACCAGATCGGTTACGGATTCCACCGCTACTCGACCGACGCGGAGTGGTTCGTCCCGCACTTCGAGAAGATGCTCTACGACCAGGCGCTCCTCGTTATGGCGTATACGGAAGCCTACCTCGCGACCGGCAGGGAAGAGTTCGCCCGAACCGCCCGGGAGGTGATCACCTACGTTCTCCGGGACATGACCGACCCTGACGGCGGCTTCTACTCTGCGGAGGACGCAGACAGCGAAGGCGAGGAGGGGAAGTTCTACCTCTGGACGAAGGCCGAGATCCTCGGGGTCCTCGGTGAGGAGGACGGGGAACGGTTCTCCCGGATCTTCGATGTCACGGAGCCCGGCAACTACCGGGAGCAGCCCAGCGGGAAGAGGACGGGCAGAAACATCCTTCGCCTGCGCCGCCCGCCGGCATCCCTTGCCCGCGAGTTCTCGATGTCTGAAGAGGACCTGGCCTGGTTTATAGAAGGCGCCCGGCAGAGACTCTTTGCGGCCCGGGAAGAGCGGGTCCGTCCGGCAAAGGACGACAAGATCCTCACCGACTGGAACGGCCTCATGATCGCCGCTCTTGCGACGGCGGCCCGGGCGTTCGATAACCAGGACTATCTGGCGGCGGCAGAGAAGGCGGCCGCGTTCGTCCTCACCCGCCTGCGCCGGCCCGACGGGCGGCTCCTCCACCGCTACCGGAACGGTAAGGCCGGCCTCGCGGCGACCCTGGATGATTACGCGTTCATGCTCTGGGCGCTCATCGAGGTCTACGAGGCATCGTTCTCCCCCGGCTACCTCAGGACCGCCGTCGAACTCTCCCGGGATCTGGTCGCCCACTACTGGGACTGCGACCACGGAGGGTTCTTCTTCACGCCTGACGACGGAGACGTGCCTGTCCGGCAGAAGCCGGTCTTTGACGGGGCGACGCCCTCCGGCAACAGCGTGGCCATGTACACCCTCTTCGTCCTCGGGAGGATGACGGCGAACCTTGAGTTTGAGGAGATGGCAGACCGGCTACGGCGTGTCTTTGCCGATACTGTCCGAGAATCCCCCACCCCCTATGCCTACCTGCTCACGGGCCTCGAGTTCATGCTGGGGCCGAACTTCGAGGTGATCGTCGCCGGGGCTCCGGGCGCCGAGGATACCCGGGCGATGATCCGTGCCGTCCGGTCGCGCTATACGCCCGATGCCGTCGTCCTCTTCCGCCCCTCCGATGAGGAAGAACCCGAGATCACGAAAGTCGCCGGGTTTACTCGGGATATTGTGGCGATCGAGGGAAAAGCGACGGCATACGTCTGTACCAACTACGCCTGCGATATACCGACGACCGATGCCGATGAGATGCTGCAACTCATGAAGTCGACGCGGAAGCCGCCGGAACCGGCCATCTGA
- a CDS encoding Hsp20/alpha crystallin family protein, with the protein MAALRVAPYVCAYSDENEENLHIEIELPGVDKKDITFKMQETSFSIDAARGDVRYVGTYAIGCPVDPNKAKATFRNGLLAVDVPYVQPAAEETKEIPIAE; encoded by the coding sequence ATGGCAGCGTTAAGAGTCGCACCCTATGTTTGTGCTTACTCGGATGAGAATGAAGAGAACCTTCACATCGAGATCGAATTACCGGGCGTCGACAAGAAGGACATCACCTTTAAGATGCAGGAGACCAGTTTCTCCATCGATGCGGCCCGAGGCGACGTCCGTTATGTCGGCACGTACGCGATTGGCTGTCCTGTCGATCCCAACAAGGCGAAAGCGACCTTCAGGAACGGCCTGCTCGCCGTCGACGTTCCCTACGTACAGCCGGCCGCGGAAGAGACCAAGGAGATCCCCATCGCAGAGTAA
- a CDS encoding 4Fe-4S binding protein: MRERLALSRPTEASSGKTGSWRTFRPVVDREVCNACGLCAQYCPDGVIDEELNIDLDYCKGCGICANECPKQAIAMVREER; this comes from the coding sequence ATGAGAGAGAGACTTGCGCTCAGCAGACCCACGGAGGCCTCGTCGGGAAAGACCGGGTCGTGGCGGACGTTCCGGCCTGTCGTGGACCGGGAGGTCTGCAACGCCTGCGGGCTCTGCGCCCAGTACTGCCCGGACGGGGTCATCGACGAGGAACTTAACATCGACCTTGACTACTGCAAGGGATGCGGCATCTGCGCAAACGAGTGCCCGAAACAGGCCATCGCTATGGTGCGCGAGGAGCGCTGA
- a CDS encoding 2-oxoacid:acceptor oxidoreductase family protein — MYEIRIHSRGGQGGVTAARLLALAAFRDGKYATACPFYGAERRGAPVVSFVRIDDKPIKIYSQIHEPDLVIVLDTSIMDVVDVLQGLKSNGTVLLNSAHALPGCGATCRHVDLTGIALAENLVIAGSPILNTPVLGALAKMGVVTLPSVEKAIREMFADERNVKAAEAAYEELKI, encoded by the coding sequence ATGTATGAGATCAGGATCCACTCCCGGGGCGGGCAGGGCGGCGTCACCGCGGCCCGCCTGCTTGCCCTCGCGGCGTTTCGGGACGGAAAATACGCTACCGCCTGTCCGTTCTACGGGGCTGAGCGGCGCGGTGCGCCGGTCGTCTCGTTCGTCAGGATAGACGATAAGCCGATCAAGATCTACAGCCAGATCCATGAACCGGATCTCGTGATTGTGCTCGATACGAGCATCATGGATGTCGTCGACGTCCTGCAGGGTCTCAAGAGCAACGGGACGGTCCTCTTAAACAGCGCTCACGCACTTCCCGGGTGCGGCGCGACCTGTCGCCACGTCGACCTGACCGGGATTGCGCTCGCAGAGAACCTGGTGATCGCCGGGAGCCCCATCCTCAACACCCCGGTGCTCGGGGCGCTCGCGAAGATGGGCGTCGTCACGCTCCCCTCGGTCGAGAAGGCAATCAGGGAGATGTTTGCCGACGAGCGGAACGTAAAAGCTGCTGAAGCGGCGTATGAGGAGTTGAAGATATGA
- a CDS encoding transketolase C-terminal domain-containing protein: MLTIATGNKAVAAAVKAAKPGVIAAYPITPQTEIVEQIAEYVNAGDLASQYIPVESEHSAMAACIGASAGGVRTFTATSSHGLLYMHEMVHWAAGARLPIVMANVNRALGPGWNTWAEHSDAFSQRDTGWLQVFVSTVQEAYDATLMAFKIAEDERVLLPVMVNLDGFALSHIMQSLETVDLGDFLPPYHLPHAVDTENPCVYGPMTGPDDYFRFRWDIERSMRDARGVIADVEREFAERFGRSYGPTEDYRCEDADVVVIAVGTLGKEAEVAIDLLRDEGIKAGSMRLRWFRPFPDLDLAGREVVVIDRDYSFGFGGVVANAVRAKTGVEPYSVIAGLGGQEVTYNNIAEFVRNRHPGEETWFGVSNHV; the protein is encoded by the coding sequence ATGCTGACGATCGCGACCGGCAACAAGGCAGTGGCGGCCGCGGTGAAGGCCGCAAAGCCGGGCGTCATCGCCGCATACCCGATCACCCCGCAGACCGAGATCGTCGAGCAGATCGCCGAGTACGTCAACGCCGGCGACCTTGCAAGCCAGTATATCCCGGTGGAGAGCGAGCACTCGGCCATGGCAGCCTGTATCGGGGCGAGCGCAGGAGGGGTGCGCACCTTCACGGCGACGAGTTCGCACGGCCTCCTCTACATGCACGAGATGGTTCACTGGGCGGCCGGCGCGCGCCTGCCGATCGTCATGGCGAACGTCAACCGTGCCCTCGGGCCGGGGTGGAACACCTGGGCCGAGCACTCCGACGCCTTCTCCCAGCGCGACACGGGCTGGCTGCAGGTCTTCGTGAGCACGGTCCAGGAGGCCTACGACGCCACCCTGATGGCGTTTAAGATCGCCGAGGACGAGAGGGTCCTCCTCCCGGTGATGGTCAACCTGGACGGGTTCGCGCTCAGCCACATCATGCAGTCGCTTGAGACGGTTGACCTCGGCGACTTCCTGCCCCCCTACCACCTCCCGCACGCAGTCGATACGGAGAACCCCTGCGTTTACGGACCTATGACCGGACCGGACGACTACTTCCGGTTCCGCTGGGATATCGAACGTTCGATGCGCGACGCGAGAGGCGTGATCGCAGACGTCGAGCGCGAGTTTGCGGAGCGGTTCGGCCGCTCCTACGGCCCCACCGAGGACTACCGGTGCGAGGACGCCGATGTCGTCGTCATCGCCGTGGGGACGCTCGGGAAGGAGGCGGAGGTGGCAATCGACCTCCTCCGCGACGAGGGGATCAAGGCCGGGTCCATGCGCCTGCGCTGGTTCCGGCCCTTCCCAGACCTCGACCTTGCCGGGCGGGAGGTCGTGGTGATCGACCGCGACTACTCCTTCGGCTTCGGCGGCGTGGTCGCAAACGCCGTCCGGGCAAAGACCGGCGTCGAGCCCTACAGCGTGATCGCCGGCCTCGGCGGTCAGGAAGTTACCTACAATAATATAGCAGAGTTTGTCCGGAACCGGCATCCCGGCGAGGAGACCTGGTTTGGGGTGAGCAACCATGTATGA
- a CDS encoding thiamine pyrophosphate-dependent enzyme encodes MSAIPKEEYLFKCTSACAGCSSSLCLRYVLKAAGPDSVLVVPACCTSVLQGIYPGTAMNVPVYNIAFAAAAACASGMSNAFRSLGKETNVIVYAGDGGTVDIGIQALSGAFERGTDFLYICYDNEAYGNTGMQRSGATPLGARTTTTPGGKPTAKKDLDRIVAAHNPPYMATACSAYPLDLYKKVKKALSIPGPKFIHILAPCPPGWRYPSEKTVEMGKLAVKTGTWVLYEREFGKLSISGPSKAAMKKPAPLEDYIKGQGRFKNISPEIIDEMRQQVERNIQRLSREEAGIC; translated from the coding sequence TTGTCCGCGATTCCGAAGGAGGAGTATCTGTTCAAGTGCACCTCTGCTTGTGCGGGGTGCAGCTCTTCCCTGTGTCTGCGCTACGTGCTCAAAGCGGCCGGACCGGATTCCGTTCTGGTCGTGCCCGCCTGCTGCACCAGCGTCCTCCAGGGGATCTACCCCGGCACGGCGATGAACGTGCCCGTATACAACATAGCATTTGCCGCAGCCGCAGCCTGCGCCTCCGGCATGAGCAACGCATTCCGGTCTCTTGGAAAAGAGACCAACGTCATCGTCTACGCAGGTGACGGCGGAACGGTCGATATCGGGATTCAGGCGCTCTCCGGCGCTTTCGAGCGAGGCACCGATTTCCTCTACATCTGCTACGACAACGAGGCATACGGCAACACCGGTATGCAGCGGTCGGGCGCAACACCGCTCGGGGCACGCACCACCACGACCCCCGGCGGCAAGCCCACGGCCAAGAAGGACCTCGACCGGATCGTCGCGGCGCATAATCCGCCCTACATGGCGACCGCCTGCAGCGCCTACCCCCTCGACCTCTACAAGAAGGTGAAGAAGGCGCTCTCGATCCCGGGGCCGAAGTTCATCCATATCCTTGCGCCGTGCCCGCCCGGGTGGCGCTACCCCTCAGAGAAGACCGTCGAGATGGGGAAACTTGCGGTGAAGACCGGGACATGGGTCCTCTACGAGCGGGAGTTCGGGAAACTCTCCATCAGCGGCCCGTCGAAGGCCGCGATGAAGAAGCCCGCACCGCTTGAGGACTACATCAAAGGCCAGGGCCGGTTCAAGAATATAAGCCCTGAGATCATCGACGAGATGCGGCAACAGGTCGAACGGAACATCCAGCGTCTCTCCCGCGAGGAGGCCGGCATATGCTGA
- a CDS encoding CapA family protein codes for MRVMDKLRLMAVGDIWLQTGNDRHPFGEILHILRDKDLLFGNLETALSETGERARKHHVISSPPEAAGYLADAGFDLLSVANNHTADLGAEGLQNTLHALEAHGILPIGASASSDRQRPVVVERNGISIGFAGYTTGRTAVFDGISVNRLVEEDIIADIASLAGRCDHIAVSLHWGTEMAYYPSPRQIDLAHRLIEAGATLILGHHSHTMQAVERYHGGLIAYSLGMFQFDPNWPHNLSPEGFILAVDLSKSGGVGEYEVIPLTVDDDFVPRPAEGARGEDIRSFITDISQPVAEGGITETRWFEEIAPAHMKMNLESYRYRIRKNGLLPLLEMGVWLCTPFCLKCCAGLLRRSLRPARPQVRRVPGEDAGTGVGTGEGDLAGAGPIRGMGRGRG; via the coding sequence ATGAGAGTCATGGATAAACTCAGGTTGATGGCCGTAGGCGACATCTGGCTGCAGACGGGAAACGACCGGCACCCGTTCGGGGAGATCCTGCATATCCTCCGGGACAAGGACCTCCTCTTCGGGAATCTCGAAACCGCCCTCTCGGAGACCGGAGAGCGGGCAAGGAAGCACCATGTGATCTCTTCGCCGCCGGAGGCGGCCGGGTACCTGGCTGACGCAGGGTTCGATCTCCTCAGCGTGGCGAACAACCATACCGCCGATCTCGGGGCCGAAGGCCTTCAGAACACCCTCCACGCACTTGAGGCCCACGGAATTCTCCCTATCGGCGCATCGGCTTCATCGGACCGGCAGAGACCGGTCGTTGTGGAGAGAAACGGCATCTCGATAGGGTTTGCCGGCTATACCACCGGCCGAACGGCGGTCTTCGACGGCATCTCGGTCAACCGGTTGGTCGAAGAGGATATCATTGCGGATATTGCGTCTCTTGCGGGCAGGTGCGACCATATCGCGGTCTCGCTGCACTGGGGAACCGAGATGGCCTACTACCCCTCCCCCCGGCAGATCGACCTCGCCCACCGGCTCATCGAGGCGGGCGCCACCCTGATCCTCGGACACCACTCCCATACCATGCAAGCGGTCGAACGCTACCACGGCGGGCTCATCGCCTACTCGCTCGGCATGTTCCAGTTCGACCCGAACTGGCCCCACAACCTCTCGCCGGAGGGCTTCATACTCGCGGTCGACTTGTCAAAGAGCGGCGGCGTCGGGGAGTACGAAGTAATACCGCTCACGGTCGACGACGATTTTGTGCCTCGCCCCGCAGAGGGAGCCCGAGGCGAGGATATCCGGTCTTTCATTACAGACATCTCGCAACCGGTCGCCGAGGGCGGGATCACCGAGACACGGTGGTTTGAGGAGATTGCGCCGGCCCATATGAAGATGAACCTTGAGAGTTACCGTTATCGGATACGCAAGAACGGCCTCCTTCCCCTTCTGGAGATGGGCGTCTGGCTCTGCACGCCCTTCTGCCTGAAGTGCTGTGCCGGACTGCTCCGCCGATCGCTCCGCCCGGCGCGACCGCAGGTGAGGCGCGTTCCCGGGGAGGATGCCGGTACCGGAGTAGGGACGGGTGAGGGAGACCTCGCCGGGGCAGGACCCATCCGGGGTATGGGCCGAGGTAGGGGGTGA
- a CDS encoding phenylacetate--CoA ligase family protein — MAMSIGMRMIFRRLKALGLENSVTMRALRVLPAYSAYRETYALLQESRGWSRERLEAYQLQALARLLDHAYANVPYYRRVFDERGLVPEDIQTLRDLERLPFLTREDLQNNLADLKATNYPETAFEYVTTGGSTGIPVGFYYEKGASRAREWAFMKTQWDRVGYRFGDKCVVLRGYIVGSAKDEVYWKKTLFGRWLLMSSHHMTEETLPAYIDRIRRFRPRFIQSYPSMAVILARYMVDHEVAPFPTVKAILCGSENLYPWQRSLLEEAFKCRVFSWYGNSEQTVLAGECEESTHYHIFPEYGIVELIGRDGRPVEGPGAMGEVVATSLMNPIFPLIRYRTMDVAVLGNGPCSCGRQYPLLEKVEGRLHEFIVTKSRRLISMTAVNMHSDVFDNVAQFQFYQKKEGEVLLRIVRKPGYTDRDTEYILRELEKKFEGDVDVTIRFVGKIPRTRRGKYQFLIQDLPLDERTYRYESHG; from the coding sequence ATGGCGATGTCGATAGGCATGCGGATGATATTTCGGAGGTTGAAGGCTCTCGGGCTTGAAAACTCTGTGACGATGAGGGCACTTCGCGTACTCCCGGCATACTCCGCATATAGAGAGACCTACGCCCTCCTCCAAGAGTCCCGGGGGTGGAGCCGGGAGAGACTGGAGGCCTACCAACTGCAGGCGCTCGCGCGCCTGCTCGACCACGCCTACGCAAACGTCCCCTACTACCGCCGGGTCTTCGACGAGCGAGGCCTCGTTCCCGAGGATATCCAGACCCTTCGCGACCTCGAACGCCTCCCCTTCCTGACCCGGGAAGACCTCCAGAACAACCTCGCCGACCTCAAAGCCACGAACTACCCCGAAACCGCCTTCGAATACGTCACTACCGGCGGCTCCACCGGCATCCCGGTCGGGTTCTACTACGAGAAAGGCGCCTCCCGGGCCCGCGAGTGGGCGTTCATGAAGACCCAGTGGGACCGCGTCGGCTACCGGTTCGGCGATAAATGTGTCGTCCTCCGCGGCTACATCGTCGGGTCCGCCAAAGACGAGGTCTACTGGAAGAAGACCCTCTTCGGCCGCTGGCTCCTGATGTCCTCCCATCACATGACCGAAGAGACCTTGCCCGCCTACATCGACCGGATCCGGAGGTTCCGGCCTCGGTTCATCCAGTCGTACCCCTCGATGGCCGTGATCCTGGCCCGGTACATGGTGGACCACGAGGTCGCGCCGTTCCCGACGGTAAAAGCGATCCTCTGCGGGTCCGAGAACCTCTACCCCTGGCAACGGAGCCTCCTCGAAGAGGCCTTCAAGTGCCGGGTCTTCTCGTGGTACGGGAACTCCGAGCAGACCGTGCTTGCCGGGGAGTGCGAGGAGAGCACCCACTACCACATCTTCCCCGAATACGGCATCGTCGAACTCATCGGAAGAGACGGACGCCCCGTGGAGGGACCCGGGGCGATGGGGGAGGTGGTCGCGACAAGCCTTATGAACCCTATCTTCCCCCTCATCCGCTACCGGACCATGGACGTGGCGGTCCTTGGAAACGGCCCGTGCTCCTGCGGAAGGCAGTACCCCCTGCTCGAGAAGGTGGAAGGGCGCCTGCACGAGTTCATCGTGACGAAGAGCCGCCGGCTGATATCGATGACGGCGGTCAATATGCACTCCGATGTCTTCGACAACGTTGCACAGTTTCAGTTTTACCAGAAGAAGGAAGGCGAGGTACTCCTCCGGATCGTGAGGAAACCGGGATATACCGACCGAGATACCGAGTATATTCTCCGGGAACTTGAGAAGAAGTTCGAAGGCGACGTGGATGTGACCATCCGCTTCGTCGGAAAGATCCCCCGCACTCGACGCGGCAAGTATCAGTTCCTGATACAGGATCTGCCGCTGGACGAGAGGACATATCGATATGAGAGTCATGGATAA
- a CDS encoding GNAT family N-acetyltransferase — protein sequence MTASTIDDKDTWDTFIDESPSGLLFHKWDYLHLTAKHTESTLLPYAVYKGNEPICAFPLFCKRVHGVSTVFSPPPLTIIPHLGCVMSKNFEGLKQSKKESLLGLVAEDIRNEIRDLSPNYLSITFVPEFNDIRHYLWDRCDAKIRYTYTINLEQPLEVIWNNLHYKLRNKLKKEAGSGLRLEKSDDVSTLHRLVSERYRDPSLDIPPIKRGYLEDLVRAYPDRIGVYYLYDTEDEVAGVVATQEYKRFLLWMGTPRLESAHAGNEYLQWLLIRHAKAQGYRTFENMGANNRDLIFFKSRFNPDLTMYFQVEKKDTLGAFSEWAYLSFVKKLMTAAGRI from the coding sequence ATGACCGCGAGCACAATCGACGATAAAGATACCTGGGATACCTTCATTGACGAAAGTCCATCCGGACTCCTCTTTCACAAGTGGGACTACTTGCACTTGACGGCAAAGCATACGGAGAGCACGCTCCTCCCGTATGCGGTCTATAAAGGGAACGAACCCATCTGTGCCTTCCCGCTCTTCTGCAAGAGGGTGCACGGCGTGAGCACCGTCTTCTCCCCTCCGCCCCTCACCATAATTCCCCATCTAGGGTGCGTGATGAGCAAAAACTTCGAGGGGCTTAAGCAGAGCAAAAAGGAGTCCCTCCTTGGACTGGTCGCAGAGGATATCCGGAATGAGATCCGGGACCTCTCGCCGAACTACCTCTCGATAACCTTCGTCCCGGAGTTCAACGACATACGCCACTACCTCTGGGACCGATGCGATGCAAAGATCCGGTATACCTACACCATCAACCTGGAGCAGCCGCTTGAGGTAATCTGGAACAACCTTCACTACAAGTTACGGAATAAACTGAAGAAAGAAGCCGGGTCGGGTCTTAGGTTGGAGAAGTCGGACGATGTATCCACGCTTCACCGGCTCGTCTCCGAGCGCTACCGGGACCCGTCGCTCGATATCCCGCCCATCAAGCGGGGTTACCTCGAAGATCTCGTGCGTGCCTATCCGGACAGGATCGGGGTCTACTACCTCTACGATACGGAGGATGAGGTCGCGGGGGTAGTGGCGACCCAGGAGTACAAACGGTTTCTGCTCTGGATGGGGACGCCACGGCTGGAGAGCGCTCATGCCGGCAACGAGTACCTCCAGTGGCTCTTGATCCGGCATGCGAAGGCCCAAGGTTACCGGACCTTCGAGAACATGGGGGCGAACAACCGGGACCTGATCTTCTTCAAGTCGAGGTTCAACCCTGACCTCACGATGTACTTCCAAGTCGAGAAGAAGGATACCCTCGGGGCGTTCTCCGAGTGGGCATACCTCTCCTTCGTCAAAAAACTGATGACTGCGGCCGGCAGGATATAG
- a CDS encoding GNAT family N-acetyltransferase, protein MPVKVVTDRETWDAFIDASPAGLLFHKWDFSKITERYTGYTARLYGIYKGEELLAACPLFCKRTGGLSIVLSPPPMQAVIPYLGVVMGRDYAAAKQSKKESALQVVAEGLREELGNLTPNYLSMKFVPGFHDIRQFIWDGYQARINYSYAIDLAPPLETLWENLNGKLRTSLRKFEENGYYLEESDDLNLFYETVSRRFSQPEMDIPMITRQYFEEIFRAYPDHVHVYHLYDRDGDLKGVGTTQEYKRYVLWVGGPKINGTSANEYLQWLLLRDAKRKGFSEFENTGANNPNLNMHKAKYNPDLSIYLEVSKKDGLGKAAEWLYSNVVNRPWIKRRVVPYIE, encoded by the coding sequence TTGCCAGTCAAGGTTGTCACTGACAGGGAGACGTGGGATGCATTCATCGATGCCAGCCCAGCCGGCCTCCTCTTCCACAAATGGGATTTTTCGAAGATCACAGAACGTTATACAGGATATACGGCCCGCCTCTATGGGATCTATAAGGGGGAGGAACTCCTCGCCGCCTGTCCGCTCTTCTGCAAGCGAACCGGCGGCCTCTCTATCGTGCTCTCTCCCCCGCCCATGCAGGCGGTCATACCCTATCTGGGCGTCGTGATGGGCAGAGACTACGCAGCGGCAAAGCAGAGCAAGAAAGAGTCGGCGTTGCAGGTGGTCGCCGAAGGACTCCGAGAAGAACTCGGGAACCTAACTCCGAACTACCTCTCAATGAAGTTTGTTCCGGGTTTTCACGACATCCGCCAGTTTATTTGGGATGGTTACCAGGCCCGGATCAACTACTCTTACGCGATCGACCTCGCCCCTCCTCTCGAAACCCTCTGGGAGAACCTGAACGGGAAGTTGCGGACAAGCCTCAGGAAGTTCGAAGAGAACGGGTACTACCTGGAGGAGAGCGATGATCTCAATCTCTTCTACGAGACAGTAAGCCGACGGTTCAGCCAACCGGAGATGGACATCCCGATGATCACCAGACAGTACTTCGAGGAGATCTTCCGGGCATACCCGGATCACGTGCATGTCTACCACCTCTATGACCGGGACGGAGACCTCAAGGGCGTCGGCACGACCCAAGAGTACAAGCGATACGTTCTGTGGGTCGGAGGGCCGAAGATAAACGGGACGTCGGCAAACGAGTATCTCCAGTGGCTCCTGCTCCGGGACGCGAAAAGGAAGGGATTTTCGGAGTTTGAGAATACGGGTGCGAACAACCCGAACCTGAATATGCATAAGGCGAAGTACAACCCGGACCTCTCGATTTATCTCGAGGTGAGCAAGAAGGACGGCTTGGGGAAGGCGGCGGAGTGGCTCTACAGCAACGTCGTCAACAGACCGTGGATTAAGAGGAGAGTGGTCCCCTACATCGAGTAG